Proteins encoded together in one Bacteroides zhangwenhongii window:
- a CDS encoding DUF4138 domain-containing protein, which produces MKKYIYLLFYCFVCSLPLFAQENGTPRKQAISQKDIFISFDCVKHLVFPVQVSDIAIGEQELVMASRVEEAPHIVRLSAQAEGFTEETNLTVVCIDGSVYTYHIRYLPEGGTDSYPNIYEDNGKWQHHDYQAEVSDLHLAEFFFPEDIAYGTPGNEVSFTLAAYNNQLKVSTAKDAVAYSNLFVVDKAMNTYHITIKRGNTSVFTYNFDDQRKYTAHVDVNSEEMERCIQELRTKKRNIYSLGVIENKFELSMANLYVHEDFMFFIFDLKNKSYIDYDIEFVKCFQRDQKKSKNAIQQETTIEPIYQKDFDTKIKGKSRNRLILGFDKFTIPDDKVFEIEIYERNGGRHIKLAVLNEYILSAEPLYKPQP; this is translated from the coding sequence ATGAAGAAATATATTTATCTACTGTTTTACTGCTTTGTGTGCAGTCTGCCGCTCTTCGCTCAGGAAAACGGCACTCCCCGGAAACAAGCCATCAGCCAAAAAGACATCTTTATCTCTTTCGACTGTGTGAAACACCTGGTATTTCCTGTGCAAGTATCTGATATCGCCATCGGCGAACAGGAGCTTGTCATGGCCAGCCGGGTAGAAGAGGCGCCCCATATCGTCAGGCTCTCGGCGCAAGCGGAAGGATTCACCGAAGAGACCAACCTGACCGTAGTCTGCATCGACGGAAGCGTTTACACCTATCACATCCGCTACCTTCCCGAAGGCGGCACGGATTCGTACCCGAACATTTACGAGGACAACGGGAAATGGCAGCACCATGACTATCAGGCAGAAGTCAGCGACCTCCATCTGGCCGAGTTCTTCTTTCCGGAGGACATCGCTTACGGAACGCCCGGCAACGAGGTGTCCTTCACTCTGGCCGCCTACAACAACCAGTTGAAAGTATCAACCGCCAAAGATGCCGTGGCATATTCCAACCTGTTTGTGGTGGATAAGGCCATGAACACTTACCACATCACCATCAAACGGGGCAATACCTCCGTATTCACCTACAATTTTGATGACCAGCGCAAATATACCGCCCATGTGGATGTGAACAGCGAGGAAATGGAAAGATGCATCCAAGAGCTGCGCACCAAGAAGCGCAACATCTACAGCCTGGGGGTCATCGAGAACAAGTTTGAGTTGTCAATGGCCAATCTGTATGTGCATGAGGACTTCATGTTTTTCATCTTTGACCTGAAAAACAAATCATACATCGACTACGACATCGAGTTTGTCAAATGTTTCCAGCGTGACCAAAAGAAGAGCAAGAACGCCATCCAGCAAGAAACGACCATCGAACCTATCTATCAGAAAGATTTTGATACGAAAATCAAGGGCAAGAGCCGGAACCGGCTGATACTTGGTTTCGACAAATTCACGATACCCGATGATAAGGTATTCGAGATCGAGATTTACGAGCGAAACGGCGGGCGGCACATCAAGCTGGCCGTGTTGAACGAATACATCCTTTCCGCAGAACCCTTATACAAGCCACAGCCATGA